The proteins below are encoded in one region of Alistipes indistinctus YIT 12060:
- a CDS encoding NAD(P)H-dependent flavin oxidoreductase: MKSIQIGDLKITLPIIQGGMGVGISLSGLASAVANEGGVGVISCAGIGLIYPKFSNDYRTNSIMGLREEIRKARAKTSGVIGVNIMVALSNFADMVRTAIEEKADIIFSGAGLPLDLPSYLGEKSLTKLVPIVSSARAAHIICEKWKTNYNYLPDAIVVEGPKAGGHLGYKNTQIEDDNFSLERLIPEVVATADRFAAQHAHPIPVIAAGGLYTGEDIYRIMSLGAAGVQMGSIFVTTTECDASETFKKTYIESSKEDIEIIASPVGMPGRAIGGEFLRKVKAGLTRPKRCPFHCIKTCDYTKSPYCIILALYNAAKGNLSRGYAFAGANAYLSKKITSVKETIESLKAGFQAAAGRNTPAHQ; encoded by the coding sequence ATGAAAAGCATTCAAATAGGCGATCTGAAAATCACGCTCCCGATCATCCAGGGGGGCATGGGCGTGGGCATCTCGCTCTCGGGCCTCGCCTCGGCCGTCGCCAACGAAGGCGGCGTAGGCGTAATTTCCTGCGCCGGCATCGGACTGATCTATCCCAAATTTTCGAACGACTACCGCACCAACTCGATCATGGGCCTGCGCGAGGAGATCCGCAAGGCCCGAGCCAAGACCAGCGGCGTAATCGGCGTCAACATCATGGTGGCGCTAAGCAACTTCGCCGACATGGTACGCACAGCCATAGAGGAAAAAGCCGACATCATCTTCTCCGGCGCAGGACTGCCGCTCGACCTGCCCTCGTACCTCGGGGAGAAAAGCTTGACCAAGCTCGTGCCGATCGTCTCGTCGGCGCGCGCCGCACATATCATCTGCGAGAAGTGGAAAACCAACTACAACTACCTGCCCGACGCGATCGTCGTCGAAGGGCCGAAAGCCGGGGGACACCTCGGATATAAAAATACCCAGATCGAAGACGACAATTTCTCGCTCGAGCGCCTGATCCCGGAGGTGGTGGCCACTGCGGACCGTTTTGCCGCACAGCACGCCCACCCGATACCGGTGATTGCGGCGGGAGGACTCTATACCGGCGAGGATATCTACCGCATCATGTCGCTCGGCGCCGCCGGGGTACAGATGGGTAGCATCTTCGTCACCACCACCGAATGCGATGCTTCGGAGACGTTCAAAAAAACCTATATCGAATCGAGCAAAGAGGATATCGAGATCATCGCGAGTCCCGTGGGCATGCCGGGCCGGGCGATCGGCGGCGAATTCCTGAGGAAAGTCAAGGCCGGCCTTACGCGTCCCAAACGCTGTCCGTTCCACTGCATCAAAACCTGCGACTACACCAAAAGCCCCTATTGCATCATCCTCGCGCTGTACAACGCAGCCAAAGGCAACCTCTCACGAGGCTATGCTTTCGCAGGGGCCAACGCTTACCTTTCCAAGAAAATCACCAGCGTGAAAGAGACGATCGAATCGCTCAAAGCCGGATTCCAGGCGGCAGCAGGTCGTAACACCCCGGCGCATCAATAG
- a CDS encoding GIN domain-containing protein: MKKTLFFPLLTAALFSTAAASAQTQMTRQTRFEGQNITGIAAGNNFDVEIYQSDKTSASIEIPAELEKKLIFNIDGNGVVTLGLTGNFLSKKQDDLKAKIYLKNLKSLKASSNAEIKAMTPFTAASVVIDLSSSGKIDDLELTASERVVIDAKSSGEIDATITTPLLRADLTSSADGEIVHNGAQGVFNLGSSAELTISGKVGEVTVTTSSASGFHGENYTIDKATLKASSTSRITVGDVQTLSAQASSAAGIRYKGDPKITSLDTSSAGSIKKLD; the protein is encoded by the coding sequence ATGAAAAAGACATTATTCTTCCCGCTGCTCACCGCCGCACTTTTCAGCACGGCCGCAGCTTCCGCACAGACACAGATGACACGCCAGACCCGTTTCGAAGGACAGAACATAACCGGCATCGCCGCCGGCAATAATTTCGATGTCGAAATCTACCAGTCGGACAAGACTTCGGCCAGTATCGAAATTCCCGCTGAACTCGAAAAAAAGCTGATCTTCAATATCGACGGCAATGGCGTGGTTACGCTGGGACTCACCGGTAACTTCCTGTCGAAAAAACAGGACGACCTGAAAGCGAAAATCTACCTTAAAAACCTGAAAAGCCTGAAGGCCTCTTCCAATGCGGAGATCAAGGCGATGACCCCGTTTACGGCGGCTTCGGTCGTAATAGACCTCTCTAGCAGCGGCAAGATCGACGACCTCGAACTGACGGCCAGCGAACGGGTAGTCATCGATGCCAAAAGCAGCGGCGAAATCGATGCAACGATCACCACGCCCCTGCTGCGTGCAGACCTGACCAGCAGCGCCGACGGGGAGATCGTCCACAACGGCGCGCAGGGCGTGTTCAACCTTGGCAGCAGTGCCGAACTGACCATCAGCGGCAAAGTCGGCGAGGTTACCGTAACCACCAGCAGCGCGAGCGGTTTCCACGGCGAGAATTACACTATCGACAAAGCGACGCTCAAAGCCTCTTCCACCTCGAGAATTACGGTGGGCGACGTCCAGACCCTCTCGGCCCAAGCCTCCAGCGCAGCGGGTATCCGCTACAAAGGCGATCCGAAAATCACCTCGCTGGATACCTCTTCGGCGGGAAGCATTAAAAAGCTCGATTAA
- a CDS encoding GIN domain-containing protein, with protein MKKFLLSVLLAAGCVALHAETPMVRQTRFEGRNITGVVAGSSFNVEVYQSDTTRAIVEIPAELQEFLIFQIDGQGVVTLGLDYSWKKKNNVLNEIMRSLRSNGAQMKAKIYITGLRVLKASSSARIRPMTPLTGNSAELGISSSGRIENLKLNATGRVRLALSSSGRLTNAEIAAQDLDCTLSSSSSASLTHHGKSATFGQSSSSRIDISGEVGSANIITSSSASFRGAGYNIGSATLGSSSSSRITVGVVQDLKATASSSSAIYYKGDPKTRQVSTSSSAKIRKEE; from the coding sequence ATGAAAAAATTTCTGTTAAGCGTGCTCCTCGCTGCAGGCTGCGTGGCCCTGCATGCGGAGACCCCGATGGTCCGCCAAACCCGGTTCGAAGGCCGCAACATCACCGGTGTCGTAGCCGGCAGTTCATTCAATGTCGAGGTTTACCAGTCCGACACGACGCGGGCAATCGTCGAGATTCCCGCCGAATTGCAGGAATTCCTGATCTTCCAGATAGACGGCCAGGGTGTGGTTACCCTCGGCTTGGATTATTCATGGAAAAAAAAGAACAACGTATTGAACGAAATCATGCGCAGCCTCCGAAGTAATGGCGCACAAATGAAGGCCAAAATCTACATCACGGGCCTCCGCGTCCTCAAAGCCTCGTCGAGTGCCCGCATCCGCCCGATGACGCCGCTCACCGGCAATTCGGCGGAGCTCGGCATCAGCAGCAGCGGACGCATCGAAAACCTGAAGCTCAACGCCACCGGCCGGGTCCGGCTCGCCCTCAGCAGCAGCGGACGACTTACGAACGCCGAGATAGCAGCCCAAGATCTCGACTGTACGCTGAGCAGCAGCTCATCCGCCTCGCTCACACACCACGGCAAGAGCGCCACTTTCGGCCAGAGCAGCAGTTCGCGGATCGACATCAGCGGAGAAGTGGGCAGCGCGAACATCATCACCAGCAGTTCAGCGTCTTTCCGCGGCGCCGGGTACAACATCGGCAGCGCGACGCTGGGCAGCTCCTCTTCGTCGCGGATTACCGTAGGTGTCGTTCAGGATCTCAAAGCCACCGCAAGCAGCTCTTCGGCCATCTACTACAAAGGCGACCCGAAAACGCGGCAGGTATCGACCTCCTCTTCGGCAAAGATTCGCAAAGAAGAATAA
- the pdxA gene encoding 4-hydroxythreonine-4-phosphate dehydrogenase PdxA: MSEAKIKVGITQGDINGIGYEVIIKSLLDPRMCELCTPVVYGSAKAAGFYRRQVEDAENFNFNIIGKASEANPRRVNLIDCTPGELRIEPGQLTAEAGKASIAALKAAAADLKAGAIDVVVTAPISKENVHEAGFDFTGHTEFFAAQFGGEPLMMMCSDLLKVGLVTIHIPLEEVSRSVTEEKILASLRGLRSSLIRDFSVREPRIAVLALNPHAGDGGVIGTEEREIITPAIRTAFSEGILAFGPFPADGFFASGGYARYDAVLAMYHDQGLAPFKALSPDGVNFTAGLPVVRTSPAHGVGFDIAGQDKADEQAMRNAIYMAIDVLRSRKVYEEISADPLQKFKREGGADVSVADLPQTEAAD, translated from the coding sequence ATGAGTGAAGCCAAAATAAAAGTCGGTATTACCCAAGGCGACATCAATGGGATAGGTTATGAGGTGATTATCAAATCACTGCTCGATCCGAGGATGTGCGAGTTGTGCACGCCGGTGGTTTACGGTTCGGCGAAAGCCGCCGGATTTTACCGGCGCCAGGTGGAGGATGCCGAGAATTTCAACTTCAATATTATTGGGAAAGCGTCGGAGGCTAATCCCAGACGGGTTAACCTGATCGACTGCACACCGGGCGAGTTGCGCATCGAGCCGGGACAACTGACCGCCGAAGCGGGGAAGGCCTCGATCGCCGCGCTGAAGGCCGCCGCCGCCGATTTGAAGGCGGGGGCGATCGATGTGGTGGTGACCGCGCCGATCAGCAAGGAAAATGTGCATGAGGCCGGATTCGATTTTACGGGTCACACCGAATTCTTCGCCGCACAGTTCGGCGGCGAGCCGTTGATGATGATGTGCAGCGACCTGCTGAAAGTGGGATTGGTAACGATCCATATCCCGCTCGAAGAGGTGAGTCGTTCGGTGACCGAGGAGAAGATACTGGCCTCGCTGCGCGGCCTGCGCAGTAGCCTGATCCGAGACTTTTCGGTGCGCGAACCCCGGATCGCGGTGCTCGCCCTCAATCCCCATGCGGGTGATGGCGGAGTGATCGGAACCGAAGAGCGGGAGATCATCACGCCTGCGATCCGCACCGCATTTTCGGAAGGTATCCTGGCATTCGGACCATTTCCTGCCGACGGCTTTTTCGCTTCGGGAGGATATGCCAGGTACGATGCCGTGCTGGCGATGTATCACGACCAGGGGCTGGCCCCGTTCAAGGCGCTGTCGCCCGACGGCGTGAACTTTACGGCCGGGCTGCCCGTCGTCCGGACGAGCCCCGCGCACGGGGTGGGTTTCGATATCGCCGGGCAGGACAAAGCCGACGAGCAGGCGATGCGCAATGCGATCTACATGGCGATAGACGTCCTGCGCAGCCGGAAGGTGTATGAAGAGATTTCGGCCGATCCGCTGCAGAAGTTCAAGCGTGAGGGAGGTGCCGACGTGTCGGTGGCCGACCTGCCCCAGACCGAGGCGGCCGATTAG
- the thrS gene encoding threonine--tRNA ligase, with amino-acid sequence MIKVTFPDGGIREYAEGTTAMQIAESISPRLAQEVLAATVNGKVSDLNMPITADAQIKLHKWDDDEGKHAFWHSSSHLLAEALEALYPGIKFGIGPSIENGFYYDVDSPVPITEADLPKIEKKMEELARSKETITRREVSKAEALDTYTKKGDEYKVELISALEDGTISFYTNGNFTDLCRGPHLPHTGFIKAIKLTSIAGAYWRGDEHNKMLTRIYGITFPKKSMLDEYLAMLEEAKKRDHRKLGKELELFCFSPRVGAGLPLWLPKGAALRDRLEHFLRNVQKQYGYQQVITPHIGMKDLYVTSGHYAKYGKDSFQPIHTPDDSEEFLLKPMNCPHHCEIYRWKPRSYKDLPLRFAEFGTVYRYEQSGELHGLTRVRGFTQDDAHIFCRPDQLKDEFMKVIDIVLYIFKTLSFDQFTAQISLRDPNNKEKYIGSDENWHKAESAIIEAAAEKGLPTVVELGEAAFYGPKLDFMVKDAIGRKWQLGTIQVDYNLPERFDLTYKGSDDKQHRPIMIHRAPFGSMERFVAVLLEHTGGKFPLWLSPEQVVVLPISEKFNEYAQNVSDFLNNCDIRAQVDDRNEKIGRKIRDNELKRIPFLLIVGEKEQQEGQVSVRVQGEGDKGSMSQQEFAALVTESVKKEVEALNK; translated from the coding sequence ATGATTAAAGTAACTTTCCCTGACGGCGGCATTCGTGAGTACGCCGAAGGAACGACGGCTATGCAGATAGCCGAGAGCATCAGCCCCCGCCTGGCACAGGAGGTATTGGCCGCAACGGTGAACGGCAAGGTAAGCGACCTGAACATGCCGATCACGGCAGATGCTCAGATTAAACTGCACAAATGGGATGACGACGAAGGCAAGCATGCCTTCTGGCATTCGTCGTCGCACCTGTTGGCCGAGGCGCTCGAGGCGCTCTATCCGGGCATCAAGTTCGGCATCGGCCCCAGCATCGAGAACGGGTTCTATTACGACGTCGATTCTCCGGTGCCCATTACCGAGGCGGACCTGCCCAAGATCGAGAAGAAAATGGAGGAGCTCGCCCGGAGTAAGGAGACCATTACCCGCCGCGAAGTGTCGAAGGCCGAGGCACTCGACACTTACACGAAAAAGGGCGACGAATATAAAGTGGAACTGATCAGCGCCCTCGAGGACGGTACGATCAGCTTCTACACGAACGGTAATTTTACCGACCTGTGCCGCGGGCCGCACCTGCCTCACACGGGCTTCATCAAGGCGATCAAGCTGACCTCGATCGCCGGCGCCTATTGGCGCGGCGACGAGCACAACAAGATGCTGACCCGTATCTACGGCATCACCTTCCCGAAAAAGTCGATGCTCGACGAGTACCTGGCGATGCTGGAGGAGGCCAAGAAACGCGACCACCGCAAACTGGGCAAGGAGCTCGAGCTGTTTTGTTTCTCGCCGCGGGTCGGGGCCGGACTGCCGCTGTGGCTGCCCAAAGGCGCTGCGCTGCGCGACAGGCTGGAGCACTTCCTGCGCAATGTGCAGAAGCAGTACGGTTACCAGCAGGTCATCACGCCGCATATCGGGATGAAGGACCTATACGTCACTTCGGGCCACTATGCCAAGTACGGCAAGGATTCGTTCCAGCCGATCCATACGCCGGACGACAGCGAGGAGTTCCTGCTCAAGCCGATGAACTGTCCGCACCACTGCGAGATTTACCGTTGGAAGCCGCGCTCGTACAAGGACCTGCCGCTGCGTTTCGCAGAATTCGGCACGGTGTATCGTTACGAGCAGAGCGGCGAGCTGCACGGGCTGACGCGCGTGAGGGGCTTCACGCAGGACGATGCGCACATCTTCTGCCGTCCCGACCAGCTCAAGGATGAATTCATGAAGGTGATCGACATTGTGCTCTATATCTTCAAGACGCTGAGCTTCGACCAGTTCACCGCGCAGATTTCGCTGCGCGACCCGAACAACAAGGAGAAGTACATCGGTTCGGACGAAAACTGGCACAAGGCCGAGTCCGCGATCATCGAGGCGGCGGCGGAAAAAGGGCTTCCGACGGTGGTCGAACTGGGCGAAGCTGCCTTTTATGGCCCGAAACTTGATTTTATGGTCAAGGACGCCATCGGCCGCAAGTGGCAGCTCGGTACGATCCAGGTGGACTACAACCTGCCGGAGCGTTTCGACCTGACCTACAAAGGCTCGGATGACAAACAGCACCGCCCGATCATGATCCACCGTGCGCCGTTCGGCTCGATGGAGCGGTTCGTAGCCGTGCTTTTGGAGCATACCGGCGGTAAATTCCCGCTGTGGTTGTCGCCCGAACAGGTGGTCGTGCTGCCGATCAGCGAAAAATTCAACGAATATGCGCAAAATGTTTCGGATTTTCTAAATAATTGCGATATTCGCGCTCAGGTGGACGACCGTAATGAGAAGATTGGCCGTAAGATACGCGACAACGAACTCAAAAGGATCCCGTTCCTGCTGATTGTCGGAGAAAAGGAACAGCAGGAGGGGCAGGTCTCCGTACGCGTACAGGGCGAGGGCGACAAGGGTTCGATGAGCCAGCAGGAGTTCGCCGCACTGGTGACCGAAAGCGTGAAAAAAGAGGTGGAAGCCTTGAACAAATAG
- the infC gene encoding translation initiation factor IF-3: protein MPEKEAAHKINNLITAQQVRVVGDNIQVPTVVSLKEALAMADEQGLDLVEISPKADPPVCRIVDYSKFLYQQKKKAKELKAKAVKVVIKEIRFGPNTDDHDYNFKLKHAENFLKDGDKVKAYVFFRGRQIVFKDQGEILLLRFATDLEEWGKVEQMPKLEGKRMIMILAPKPKK from the coding sequence ATGCCGGAAAAAGAGGCAGCACACAAGATCAATAATTTGATTACCGCCCAGCAGGTGCGTGTCGTCGGCGACAACATTCAGGTGCCGACCGTCGTATCGCTGAAGGAGGCATTGGCGATGGCCGATGAGCAGGGGCTTGATTTGGTTGAAATTTCACCGAAGGCCGATCCCCCCGTTTGCCGGATCGTCGACTATTCGAAGTTCCTTTACCAACAGAAGAAAAAAGCCAAGGAGCTGAAAGCCAAAGCTGTGAAGGTTGTGATCAAAGAGATTCGTTTCGGCCCCAATACCGATGACCACGATTACAATTTCAAGCTGAAGCATGCCGAGAATTTCCTCAAGGACGGGGATAAGGTGAAAGCTTATGTCTTTTTCCGCGGCCGCCAGATCGTTTTCAAGGATCAGGGAGAAATCCTGCTGCTGCGTTTTGCCACCGACCTCGAAGAGTGGGGTAAGGTGGAGCAGATGCCCAAGCTGGAGGGCAAGCGGATGATCATGATCCTCGCGCCGAAACCGAAAAAATAG
- a CDS encoding DUF4923 family protein yields the protein MNRKRIWCAAAVLAVLCVPVRAQDWQSALKSVASNVADKATGGALTQLALVATWNYMQPGVKLESDNAVADLAASATTASLQSKLAGIYEKAGIKSGSCSVTFSKDSTFSLVIGSRTLKGTYAFESATHGITLTFSGSGELRKFGAMHGFAYLNGTDLQLLFSAAKALSLVQQVGEKAASLNSSLATVNSLASKIDNLYLGFEFAK from the coding sequence ATGAATCGGAAAAGAATATGGTGCGCGGCGGCCGTGCTGGCTGTGCTTTGCGTTCCTGTCCGGGCGCAGGATTGGCAGAGCGCCTTGAAAAGCGTGGCTTCGAATGTTGCGGATAAAGCAACGGGCGGGGCGCTGACACAATTGGCACTGGTTGCTACGTGGAACTATATGCAGCCGGGGGTAAAACTCGAGAGCGACAATGCCGTGGCCGACTTGGCCGCATCTGCGACGACCGCGTCGTTACAGTCCAAATTGGCCGGTATCTATGAGAAGGCGGGGATTAAAAGCGGTTCCTGTTCGGTGACCTTCAGCAAGGACAGCACGTTTTCGCTGGTAATCGGTTCGCGCACCCTCAAAGGTACTTATGCGTTCGAATCGGCGACGCACGGCATCACGCTCACTTTTTCGGGAAGCGGTGAGCTTCGCAAATTCGGTGCGATGCACGGTTTCGCCTACCTGAACGGGACGGACCTGCAGTTGCTCTTTTCGGCCGCTAAAGCGCTTTCGCTCGTACAGCAGGTCGGGGAGAAGGCCGCTTCTCTGAACTCTTCGCTGGCGACGGTGAACAGCCTCGCATCGAAAATCGACAACCTCTATCTCGGCTTCGAGTTTGCCAAATAA
- a CDS encoding MmcQ/YjbR family DNA-binding protein, giving the protein MNVEEFREYCLSFRGVREKMPFPNVADRYSRDVLCFYVGDKWFCFVNVAVFDFCCIKCDPDRSGELQARYMGIRPGWHMNKKYWISVYFEQDVPDSLIRELVKASYDLVAGSLTKKEREELDSL; this is encoded by the coding sequence ATGAATGTTGAAGAGTTCAGGGAATATTGCCTTTCGTTCAGGGGTGTTCGTGAGAAAATGCCGTTTCCGAATGTTGCCGATCGGTATAGCCGGGATGTGCTCTGTTTTTATGTCGGGGACAAATGGTTTTGTTTCGTGAATGTCGCGGTTTTCGATTTTTGCTGTATCAAATGCGACCCCGACCGGTCGGGAGAGTTGCAGGCTCGCTACATGGGGATCCGTCCCGGTTGGCACATGAACAAAAAATATTGGATCAGCGTCTATTTCGAGCAGGATGTCCCGGACAGCCTGATCCGCGAATTGGTGAAGGCTTCGTATGACCTTGTGGCCGGCAGCCTGACGAAAAAAGAGCGAGAAGAGCTGGATTCGCTTTAG
- the kdsA gene encoding 3-deoxy-8-phosphooctulonate synthase, with amino-acid sequence MNPILNHIPNLKHLGSGMFFVMAGPCVVENEEVMMRVAEKACAVTDALKIPYIFKASYRKANRSRLDSFCGIGDEKALKLLDKVRREFGVPTVTDIHNPEEAAIAAQYADVLQIPAFLCRQTDLLVAAAKTGKVVNIKKGQFLAPEAMAFAAGKVHDAGNPNILLTDRGTTFGYHDLIVDMRSIPTMQALGYPVVMDITHSLQQPNTTSGVTGGLPSMIETIARASVAVGTDGLFIETHPNPAEAKSDGANMLPLDRFEGLLTRLCRIRETINAF; translated from the coding sequence ATGAACCCGATCCTGAACCATATTCCCAACCTGAAGCATCTTGGCAGCGGGATGTTCTTCGTGATGGCCGGCCCCTGCGTGGTCGAAAACGAAGAGGTGATGATGCGCGTGGCCGAAAAGGCCTGTGCCGTGACCGACGCACTGAAGATCCCCTACATCTTCAAAGCTTCGTACCGCAAAGCGAACCGCTCGCGCCTCGACTCGTTCTGCGGCATCGGCGACGAGAAAGCGCTGAAACTGCTGGACAAAGTGCGCCGCGAATTCGGCGTACCGACCGTAACCGACATCCACAACCCGGAAGAGGCGGCGATAGCGGCGCAGTACGCCGACGTACTGCAAATCCCGGCATTCCTCTGCCGCCAGACCGACCTGTTGGTAGCCGCCGCGAAGACGGGGAAGGTGGTCAACATCAAGAAAGGACAGTTCCTTGCCCCCGAAGCGATGGCTTTTGCGGCCGGCAAAGTGCACGACGCAGGCAACCCGAACATCCTGCTTACCGATCGCGGCACGACTTTCGGTTACCACGACCTGATCGTCGATATGCGCAGCATCCCCACGATGCAGGCGCTCGGGTACCCGGTGGTGATGGACATCACCCACTCGCTGCAGCAACCCAACACGACCAGCGGAGTCACCGGGGGACTGCCCTCGATGATCGAAACGATCGCACGTGCATCGGTGGCCGTAGGTACCGACGGACTCTTTATCGAGACGCATCCGAACCCGGCCGAAGCGAAAAGCGACGGTGCGAACATGCTGCCGCTCGACCGCTTCGAAGGATTGCTTACGCGCCTTTGCCGCATCCGTGAGACGATCAACGCATTCTAA